One window of the Gavia stellata isolate bGavSte3 chromosome 9, bGavSte3.hap2, whole genome shotgun sequence genome contains the following:
- the LOC132317505 gene encoding steroidogenic acute regulatory protein, mitochondrial-like, protein MLRATVKLCCGIAHDHLRRLPGLKITAVAAIQKDVRGLVVRGSRRLPSKIPHCIQRLMGKETAACPEPAGDVSPSRFSSVDLSYITQGETALQRALSILQQHTSWKAETMLDTGAAVSSAALPGLGKVFRAEVVLAVPVARLHRELFERMEQMPQWNPTLSRVKVLQRVGTDTLVTHEVTAPSPGNLVGQRDFVSVRHRGRRETAVYLVGTATHIEPLPSQEGCIRAESRLSCIVLQPLVGDPGRTRFTWLLSMDLKGWIPVSVVNRVLPQSQADFIKHLRRHLSAAACP, encoded by the exons ATGCTGCGGGCCACCGTCAAGCTGTGCTGCGGCATCGCCCACGACCACCTCCGCCGCCTGCCCG GCTTGAAGATAACAGCCGTTGCGGCGATACAGAAGGACGTGAGGGGGCTGGTGGTAAGAGGATCCCGTCGCCTGCCTTCCAAAATTCCTCATTGTATTCAGAGGCTGATGGGGAAGGAGACAG ccgCCTGCCCCGAGCCTGCCGGAGACGTCAGCCCCAGCCGCTTCTCCAGCGTGGACCTCTCCTACATCACCCAGGGAGAAACGGCCCTGCAGCGAGCGCTGAGcatcctgcagcagcacacCAGCTGGAAGGCAGAAACGATGCTG GACACCGGGGCCGCCGTGTCCAGCGCCGCCCTCCCCGGGCTGGGCAAGGTGTTCCGGGCGGAGGTGGTCCTGGCCGTGCCAGTGGCACGGCTGCACCGGGAGCTCTTCGAGAGGATGGAGCAGATGCCCCAGTGGAACCCGACCCTCAGCCGGGTGAAG GTGCTGCAGCGCGTCGGGACGGACACGCTGGTGACGCACGAAGTCACCGCTCCCAGCCCAGGCAACCTGGTGGGCCAGCGGGATTTCGTCAGCGTGCGGCACCGCGGGAGGAGGGAGACGGCAGTGTACCTGGTGGGCACCGCCACCCACATCGAGCCGCTGCCCTCGCAGGAAGGGTGCATCAG GGCCGAGTCCCGGCTGAGCTGCATCGTCCTGCAGCCGCTGGTGGGGGACCCCGGCCGCACCCGCTTCACCTGGCTCCTCAGCATGGACCTGAAG GGCTGGATCCCCGTGTCTGTCGTTAACCGCGTCCTGCCACAGTCCCAAGCAGACTTCATCAAGCACCTCCGCCGGCACCTCTCTGCCGCCGCGTGCCCCTGA